A region from the Prevotella melaninogenica genome encodes:
- a CDS encoding DNA gyrase/topoisomerase IV subunit A — MDDEIKDLDGQTPEEETREKDSHSDYKPADRFDAAAVHHLSGMYKNWFLDYASYVILERAVPHIEDGLKPVQRRILHSMKRMDDGRYNKVANIVGHTMQFHPHGDASIGDALVQMGQKDLLIDMQGNWGNILTGDRAAAPRYIEARLSKFALETVFNPKTTEWQLSYDGRNKEPITLPVKFPLLLAQGAEGIAVGLSSKILPHNLNDICDAAISYLRGEEFNLYPDFPTGGSIDVSKYNDGQRGGVLKVRAKVEKLDNKTLVIREVPFTKTANTLQESITKAVEKGKLKIRRVEDMTASEVEIQLHLTPGTSSDKTIDALYAFTDCEINISPNCCVIRDNKPEFLTISDVLRNSAEHTKALLKLELEIRKHELEEQLFYNSLERIFIEDRIYKERKFETAKDIDEVVSFVDSKLEPYKKTFIREVTREDIIRLLEIKMQRILKFNKDKADELIQKIKAEIAEIDKDLSEMVRVTIEWFTHLKEKYGSDHPRRTEIKSFDTIVAAKVVDANEKLYIDRQEGFIGTGLKKAEFVQNCSDLDDVIIFYRDGKYKVIRITDKVFVGKGVLHVQVFKKNDKRTIYNVVYRDGKTGPYYIKRFNVTSITRDKEYDVTLGTPGSRINYFTANPNGEAELIKITLDPNPDKKKQNIFMERNFADILIKGRAAKGNLLTKESIHRISLKSHGHSTLGGRKVWFDPDVNRINYEDHGRFLGEFSDQDSILVILKNGEFYTTNFDASNHYEDNILRIEKFDADKPWTAVIFDADNQGYPYLKRFQMEASKRHQNFIGDNPESRMVLLTDVAFPRIQLTYGGADASRGTEEIDAEQFVGVKGFKAKGKRLTTWTVDKIEELEPTRFPEEEKADEGSDVGENSATVTNEENLDPDAGKSQQQVIDEITGQLNLFDNE; from the coding sequence ATGGATGACGAAATAAAAGACTTGGACGGACAGACTCCTGAGGAAGAGACTCGGGAAAAGGATTCTCATTCTGATTACAAACCTGCTGATAGGTTTGATGCCGCTGCCGTGCATCACCTCTCTGGCATGTACAAAAACTGGTTCTTGGATTACGCCAGCTACGTAATCCTTGAGCGTGCTGTTCCTCATATTGAGGACGGTTTGAAGCCTGTACAACGCCGTATTCTCCATTCCATGAAACGAATGGACGATGGACGATACAACAAGGTTGCAAATATCGTTGGTCATACGATGCAGTTCCACCCTCATGGTGATGCCTCTATCGGTGACGCTTTGGTACAAATGGGACAGAAAGACCTACTCATCGACATGCAGGGTAACTGGGGAAACATTCTCACTGGTGACCGTGCTGCTGCGCCACGATACATTGAGGCACGCCTATCAAAGTTTGCCTTAGAGACTGTATTCAATCCGAAGACAACAGAATGGCAACTTTCTTATGACGGCAGAAACAAAGAGCCGATTACGCTTCCAGTGAAGTTCCCGCTGCTTTTGGCACAGGGTGCTGAAGGTATCGCTGTAGGCTTGTCATCCAAGATTCTACCACATAACCTCAACGATATCTGTGATGCAGCTATCAGCTATCTGCGTGGTGAGGAATTTAACCTCTATCCAGACTTCCCAACAGGCGGTAGCATTGATGTATCGAAGTATAATGATGGTCAGCGTGGTGGTGTTCTGAAGGTGCGTGCAAAGGTTGAGAAACTCGATAATAAAACCCTCGTCATCCGTGAGGTCCCTTTTACAAAGACCGCTAACACGCTTCAAGAGTCTATTACGAAGGCTGTTGAAAAAGGCAAACTAAAGATTCGAAGAGTAGAGGACATGACTGCTTCGGAGGTGGAGATTCAACTTCATCTTACACCGGGTACGTCAAGTGACAAGACTATTGATGCCCTCTATGCTTTCACTGATTGCGAGATAAACATTTCGCCAAACTGTTGTGTCATCCGAGACAACAAACCAGAGTTCTTGACGATATCAGATGTATTGCGCAATTCTGCCGAACATACGAAAGCTTTATTGAAATTAGAGTTGGAGATTCGCAAGCATGAATTAGAGGAACAGTTGTTCTACAACTCACTTGAACGTATCTTCATCGAGGACCGTATCTATAAGGAGCGTAAGTTCGAAACAGCTAAGGATATTGATGAAGTTGTGAGCTTCGTCGACTCCAAACTCGAACCATATAAGAAGACCTTTATCCGTGAGGTGACACGTGAGGACATCATCCGCCTTTTGGAAATCAAGATGCAACGTATTTTGAAGTTCAATAAGGATAAGGCTGACGAATTGATTCAGAAGATTAAGGCAGAGATTGCCGAGATTGACAAGGACCTTAGCGAGATGGTTCGCGTCACTATCGAGTGGTTCACACACCTGAAAGAGAAATACGGAAGCGACCATCCACGCCGTACAGAGATTAAGAGCTTCGATACGATTGTTGCTGCTAAGGTGGTAGATGCCAACGAGAAATTATATATTGACCGTCAGGAAGGTTTCATTGGTACAGGTTTGAAGAAGGCTGAGTTCGTTCAGAACTGCTCAGATCTTGATGATGTGATTATCTTCTATCGTGATGGAAAGTACAAGGTCATCCGAATTACCGACAAGGTGTTTGTGGGTAAGGGAGTTCTTCACGTACAAGTGTTTAAGAAGAACGACAAGCGTACGATTTATAACGTCGTTTATCGTGACGGAAAGACGGGACCTTACTATATCAAACGCTTCAACGTGACTTCTATCACACGTGATAAGGAATACGACGTAACCCTCGGTACGCCTGGTTCAAGGATTAACTACTTCACAGCCAACCCTAATGGTGAGGCGGAATTGATAAAGATAACCCTCGACCCGAACCCTGACAAGAAGAAGCAAAACATCTTCATGGAGCGTAACTTTGCCGACATCCTCATCAAGGGACGTGCTGCAAAGGGTAATCTGCTGACCAAAGAGAGCATTCACCGCATCTCACTGAAGAGCCACGGACACTCTACTTTGGGCGGACGTAAGGTTTGGTTCGACCCAGATGTCAATCGTATCAACTACGAAGACCACGGTCGTTTCCTTGGAGAATTCTCCGACCAAGACAGTATTCTCGTAATACTTAAGAATGGAGAGTTCTATACCACCAACTTCGATGCATCTAACCATTATGAGGACAACATCCTCCGTATAGAGAAATTTGATGCTGACAAGCCTTGGACAGCTGTTATCTTCGATGCCGATAATCAAGGTTATCCTTATTTGAAGCGATTCCAGATGGAAGCAAGTAAGCGTCATCAGAACTTCATCGGAGATAACCCAGAGTCAAGGATGGTACTGCTGACTGACGTTGCCTTCCCTCGCATACAGCTGACATACGGTGGTGCAGATGCTTCACGTGGCACAGAGGAGATTGATGCTGAGCAGTTTGTTGGTGTGAAGGGATTCAAGGCAAAGGGTAAACGATTGACAACTTGGACAGTTGACAAGATTGAAGAGCTGGAGCCAACACGCTTCCCTGAAGAAGAGAAAGCTGACGAAGGTTCTGATGTAGGGGAAAACTCTGCAACTGTAACAAATGAGGAGAACCTCGACCCCGATGCAGGAAAATCTCAACAGCAGGTCATCGATGAGATTACTGGTCAGCTAAACCTCTTCGACAACGAATAA
- a CDS encoding IS1182 family transposase — protein sequence MTKVHFRSYIHKKMILFPQRIDKDIAEDDPVRLLDALVDNLMLDKVYSLYKPSGRKPYHPQMMLKVILYAYMNNIYSCRRIESLLKRDIHFIYLAGYEQPDFITINRFRNRVKKEINNIFTQVVLLLADKGLISLDVEYIDGTKIESKANKYTFVWKRTVEKNRTKLQEQIRTLLLQVDDVIAQDNAAKKEGIEFTAALLDEISEELNKSLESIPEPKTKEEKQAVRTKKKQLKELEKKRNKLQEYDQHLEIMGERNSYSKTDPDATFMHMKEDAMRNGQTKPGYNLQIATENQFITDFALYANRTDTLTLPSFLESFNSRYHRYAKTVVADSGYGSEENYLFMDVHNMEAYVKYNYFHKEQRPRYTPNPFSPASLYYNKEQDFYVCPMGQHMRRIGMKRSLTSNGFVTYSVRYQAERCEGCPLRGLCFKARGNRIIEVNHQLQQYKQKARELLTSKEGIKHRGRRCIEPEAVFGQTKYNKAYKRFRHFGKDKVNMDFAFFAIAFNIGKMCRKTNLKELKAIMEVLLVTVRCFIQVYIGYLSPNKSFYMKLAA from the coding sequence ATGACAAAAGTACACTTTCGTTCTTACATACACAAGAAAATGATTCTTTTTCCTCAAAGAATCGATAAGGATATCGCAGAAGATGACCCTGTTCGTCTTTTAGACGCCTTGGTTGATAACCTTATGCTGGATAAAGTCTACAGTCTTTATAAGCCCAGTGGTCGCAAGCCGTATCATCCACAAATGATGCTCAAGGTGATTCTTTATGCCTATATGAATAATATCTATTCCTGCCGTCGTATAGAGTCGCTTCTCAAGCGTGACATTCATTTCATCTATCTGGCAGGATATGAGCAGCCTGACTTTATTACCATCAATCGTTTTCGTAATCGTGTGAAAAAGGAAATCAACAATATCTTCACACAAGTCGTATTATTACTTGCAGACAAAGGTCTGATAAGCCTTGACGTTGAATATATTGACGGTACAAAGATAGAATCGAAAGCCAACAAGTATACCTTCGTTTGGAAAAGAACCGTGGAAAAGAACCGCACCAAGTTGCAGGAACAAATACGCACACTCTTGCTTCAGGTTGACGATGTCATTGCGCAGGATAATGCCGCTAAGAAAGAAGGTATTGAGTTCACTGCAGCTCTGCTTGATGAGATATCCGAAGAATTGAACAAGTCTTTGGAATCAATCCCTGAACCTAAGACAAAAGAAGAAAAGCAGGCTGTTAGAACCAAGAAAAAACAGCTTAAGGAGCTTGAGAAGAAACGTAATAAACTCCAAGAGTATGACCAACACCTTGAGATAATGGGAGAAAGAAACTCTTATAGCAAGACCGACCCTGATGCCACGTTTATGCACATGAAGGAGGATGCTATGCGCAACGGACAGACTAAGCCAGGATATAATCTACAGATAGCAACTGAGAACCAGTTTATCACCGACTTTGCACTCTATGCTAACCGTACAGATACGCTTACACTTCCCTCTTTCTTGGAGTCCTTCAACTCACGCTACCATCGCTATGCAAAGACAGTCGTAGCCGATTCGGGATATGGCTCCGAGGAAAATTATCTGTTCATGGACGTACATAATATGGAAGCCTATGTGAAGTATAACTACTTCCATAAAGAACAGCGTCCACGCTATACACCTAACCCCTTCAGTCCTGCAAGCCTTTACTATAATAAGGAACAGGATTTCTACGTCTGCCCAATGGGGCAGCACATGAGGCGTATAGGCATGAAGCGTTCCCTAACCTCTAATGGATTCGTTACTTACAGCGTACGTTATCAGGCAGAACGCTGTGAGGGCTGTCCGTTGAGAGGTTTATGCTTCAAGGCAAGAGGAAACAGAATTATAGAAGTAAACCACCAACTACAGCAATATAAACAAAAAGCACGGGAACTACTGACCTCTAAAGAAGGTATCAAGCATCGAGGACGAAGGTGCATAGAACCTGAAGCTGTTTTTGGACAAACAAAATATAATAAAGCTTACAAGAGATTTAGACATTTTGGAAAAGACAAGGTCAATATGGACTTTGCCTTCTTTGCCATTGCCTTTAATATAGGAAAAATGTGCAGAAAAACTAATCTCAAGGAACTAAAAGCCATTATGGAGGTACTTTTAGTCACCGTCAGGTGCTTTATACAAGTTTATATAGGCTATTTAAGTCCCAACAAATCATTTTATATGAAATTAGCAGCATAG
- a CDS encoding DUF3316 domain-containing protein translates to MNLKKSLFSCISLSAITLFTTSTSVLAQDTLRNNKVITNTQMLGIGAVNTLDTYLSPEEYTGTEFRYVSHSIRENGSKLSRELIHQAQILSVHNRKENNNEIGGFYNFQYNWQYALGQWNVGEGELLLKAGGGIDTRLGFLYNTRNSNNPAQAYAQMNIAPNAILAYRFRLRNIPFQLRYEVQSPLLGLTFSPNYGQSYYEIFTRDNYDHNLVATFPVSAPSLRQLLTIDITVHHTTVRLGYLGDYQQAKVNQLRQHVWSNIFVFGIVRKFSINKFIP, encoded by the coding sequence ATGAACCTAAAGAAGTCCTTATTTAGCTGTATTTCCCTTTCAGCAATAACTCTTTTCACGACATCAACATCAGTTCTTGCACAGGATACCTTGCGCAATAACAAGGTAATTACCAATACACAGATGTTGGGAATAGGTGCTGTAAACACTCTTGACACCTACCTTTCGCCCGAAGAATATACAGGAACAGAGTTTCGTTACGTTTCTCATTCCATACGTGAGAATGGCAGTAAGCTGTCAAGAGAACTCATACATCAGGCACAAATACTATCAGTACATAATCGAAAGGAGAATAATAACGAGATTGGTGGCTTTTATAACTTCCAATACAACTGGCAATATGCCTTAGGACAATGGAACGTTGGAGAGGGAGAACTGCTCCTAAAAGCTGGTGGAGGAATAGATACGCGACTCGGTTTCCTTTACAACACCCGTAACTCCAATAATCCTGCACAGGCTTACGCACAAATGAATATTGCACCGAATGCCATTCTTGCCTATCGCTTCCGCCTTCGAAATATTCCTTTCCAACTACGTTATGAAGTACAAAGTCCACTCCTCGGACTGACATTCTCTCCCAATTACGGACAGAGTTATTACGAGATTTTTACTCGTGACAACTATGATCATAACCTTGTTGCCACATTTCCTGTATCTGCCCCATCGCTCCGCCAATTGCTTACGATTGATATCACGGTTCATCATACGACAGTCCGTCTTGGCTACCTTGGCGATTATCAACAGGCAAAGGTCAACCAATTGCGCCAGCATGTATGGAGTAATATCTTCGTATTCGGTATTGTACGCAAGTTTTCAATCAATAAGTTTATCCCATGA
- a CDS encoding S41 family peptidase — protein MRKLYHSFLYLLIPVLTILCTATSCVTNDQLPDSPQGNFEALWRIINEHYCFFSQKGIDWQEVHSRYARQFDNSMTAKQQFEVMTNMLSELKDGHVNLYTSFNVGRYWSWHEDYPKNYSDSLQRLYLKTDYLIASGLDYTVLDDNIGYVRCETFQNSIGAGNLDDIFLHLQPCNGLIIDVRNNGGGNLTNAETFAARFTNKELLVGYIQHKTGKGHSDFSPLQPEYLKPGKGIRWHKPVIVLTNRSVFSAANEFVKYMKCCPNVTIVGDRTGGGAGMPFSSELPNGWSVRFSACPMYDRDKQMTEFGIEPDYKVSLASEDFARDKDSIIEFARKMIKTFPKPQSL, from the coding sequence ATGAGAAAGCTATATCATTCCTTCCTATACCTGCTGATTCCAGTACTAACAATACTCTGTACTGCGACAAGTTGCGTCACCAATGACCAACTTCCAGATAGTCCACAAGGCAACTTTGAGGCTTTGTGGCGAATTATCAATGAGCATTACTGCTTCTTCTCACAGAAAGGGATAGACTGGCAGGAGGTACACAGTCGCTATGCTCGGCAGTTTGACAACTCTATGACTGCCAAACAACAGTTTGAAGTAATGACTAATATGCTCTCAGAACTAAAAGATGGGCATGTCAATTTGTACACCTCTTTCAACGTAGGTCGCTATTGGTCGTGGCATGAAGACTATCCCAAGAACTACTCTGATTCGCTTCAACGTCTTTATCTCAAGACTGATTACCTCATTGCAAGTGGCTTAGACTATACTGTCCTTGATGATAACATCGGTTATGTACGCTGTGAAACCTTCCAGAACAGTATTGGTGCTGGCAACCTTGACGATATATTCCTTCATCTTCAACCTTGTAACGGACTGATTATTGACGTGCGTAACAATGGAGGTGGTAATCTCACAAATGCCGAAACATTTGCAGCTCGCTTTACAAATAAGGAACTGCTCGTAGGATACATACAGCATAAAACAGGAAAAGGTCATAGCGACTTCTCACCGTTACAACCAGAATATCTCAAACCAGGAAAGGGTATCCGTTGGCACAAACCAGTCATTGTCCTAACCAATCGCAGCGTATTCTCTGCTGCCAACGAGTTTGTTAAGTATATGAAGTGCTGCCCAAATGTTACCATTGTAGGTGACCGTACAGGCGGTGGAGCTGGTATGCCCTTCTCTTCCGAACTACCTAATGGATGGTCAGTACGCTTCTCTGCTTGCCCAATGTACGACCGTGACAAACAGATGACAGAGTTTGGTATTGAGCCAGATTACAAGGTATCGCTCGCTTCTGAGGACTTCGCACGAGACAAGGACTCTATTATAGAGTTTGCAAGGAAGATGATAAAGACCTTTCCCAAACCCCAATCCCTCTAA
- a CDS encoding porin family protein produces the protein MKKLLLLVCAAVMSLSASAQAGDKALGAQLVFGSETNSLGLGVKGQYYFTDQIRGEASVDYFFKNKGVSMWDVNANVHYLFDVADKFKVYPVAGLGYTNWSYKVEYDNVTLAKGTDGRLAVNLGGGAEYELTKDLSVNAELKYQIISHYNQLVLGVGVAYKF, from the coding sequence ATGAAAAAGCTTTTACTTTTAGTATGTGCTGCAGTTATGAGTCTTTCTGCTTCAGCACAGGCAGGCGACAAGGCACTCGGTGCACAGCTCGTATTCGGTTCAGAGACTAACAGTCTCGGTCTTGGTGTTAAGGGTCAGTACTACTTCACAGATCAGATCAGAGGTGAGGCTTCTGTTGATTATTTCTTCAAGAACAAGGGAGTTTCAATGTGGGATGTAAACGCAAATGTTCACTATCTCTTCGACGTAGCAGATAAGTTTAAGGTATATCCAGTCGCTGGTCTTGGTTATACAAACTGGTCATACAAAGTGGAATATGATAATGTTACTTTAGCTAAGGGTACAGATGGTCGTCTCGCTGTAAACCTCGGTGGTGGTGCAGAGTATGAGCTTACTAAGGACTTGAGCGTAAACGCTGAGTTGAAGTATCAGATTATTAGCCACTACAACCAGTTGGTACTTGGTGTAGGCGTAGCTTACAAGTTCTAA
- a CDS encoding HU family DNA-binding protein, with translation MSVEIRLEQSKFKDKKGAGKWYARTVSTGIATTDDLADSIQENTSFSRGDVRGLVIALVDEISYRLRQGETVALEGLGRFHLTVESEPVDNPDDFDIKKHIKNVKCRFVPTSTRNARTGKKNQTLAYGARVEWAEPEYDDEDDD, from the coding sequence ATGTCAGTAGAAATAAGACTGGAACAGAGTAAGTTTAAAGATAAGAAAGGGGCAGGTAAATGGTATGCTCGCACGGTAAGCACAGGTATTGCAACGACCGACGATCTTGCTGATTCTATTCAGGAGAACACGTCGTTCTCACGTGGTGACGTGCGTGGACTCGTTATCGCTTTGGTTGATGAAATCTCTTATCGTCTTCGTCAGGGCGAAACCGTGGCACTTGAAGGATTAGGTAGGTTTCATCTGACGGTGGAGAGTGAGCCCGTTGATAATCCAGACGATTTTGATATTAAGAAGCATATTAAGAATGTGAAGTGTCGCTTCGTTCCTACCAGCACACGCAATGCTCGTACAGGAAAGAAGAATCAGACTCTTGCCTATGGTGCACGTGTGGAGTGGGCGGAGCCTGAGTATGATGACGAAGACGATGATTAA
- the purB gene encoding adenylosuccinate lyase, translating into MTLDALTAVSPIDGRYRSKTECLADYFSEYALIRYRVRVEIEYFITLCELPLPQLENFNSALFEQLRDIYRNFDETSAARVKEIEKTTNHDVKAVEYFIKEEFDKIGGLDDYKEFIHFGLTSQDINNTSVPLSVKEALEEVFYPQIEELIAQLKDYAEEWKDVPMLAKTHGQPASPTRLGKEVEVYVYRLNEQLTTLRNCKLTAKFGGATGNFNAHHVAYPQHDWRAFGNRFVSEKLGLEREQWTTQISNYDHLGSVFDAIRRINTIIIDLDRDFWMYISMEYFKQKIKAGEVGSSAMPHKVNPIDFENSEGNLGIANAILQFLAQKLPVSRLQRDLTDSTVLRNVGVPIGHSIIAIQSTLKGLRKLILNEEKLKEDLDDTWAVVAEAIQTILRREAYPHPYEALKALTRTNKKMTEETIHAFIQTLDVSDSVKAELMAITPHNYTGI; encoded by the coding sequence ATGACCCTTGATGCATTAACAGCCGTATCACCTATTGACGGTCGCTATAGAAGTAAAACGGAATGTCTTGCTGACTATTTTTCAGAGTATGCACTTATCCGTTATCGTGTTCGCGTAGAAATTGAGTATTTCATTACGCTTTGCGAGTTACCATTACCACAATTAGAAAACTTCAACAGCGCTCTCTTTGAACAGTTGCGTGACATTTATCGCAACTTTGACGAGACTTCGGCAGCACGTGTAAAGGAGATTGAGAAGACCACCAACCACGACGTAAAGGCGGTTGAATACTTTATTAAAGAGGAGTTTGACAAGATTGGCGGACTCGATGACTACAAAGAGTTCATTCATTTCGGACTGACATCACAGGACATCAACAACACAAGCGTGCCTTTGTCTGTAAAGGAAGCTCTTGAAGAGGTATTCTATCCACAGATTGAAGAACTGATTGCCCAACTAAAGGATTATGCAGAAGAATGGAAGGACGTACCAATGTTGGCAAAAACACATGGTCAGCCAGCCTCTCCTACCCGATTGGGCAAGGAGGTTGAGGTTTATGTCTATCGCCTCAATGAGCAACTTACCACCTTGCGCAACTGTAAGTTAACAGCGAAGTTTGGTGGTGCAACGGGTAATTTCAATGCCCATCACGTAGCTTATCCACAGCATGACTGGCGTGCATTCGGCAATCGCTTTGTCAGTGAGAAATTAGGATTAGAGCGTGAACAGTGGACAACACAGATTAGCAACTACGACCACTTAGGTAGTGTCTTTGATGCTATTCGTCGTATCAACACCATCATCATCGACCTTGATCGCGACTTCTGGATGTATATCTCAATGGAATATTTCAAGCAGAAGATTAAGGCTGGCGAAGTTGGTTCGAGTGCAATGCCACACAAGGTGAACCCAATCGACTTTGAGAATAGTGAGGGCAACCTTGGTATAGCAAACGCCATCCTACAGTTCTTGGCACAGAAATTGCCAGTAAGTCGCTTGCAGCGTGACCTTACAGACTCAACTGTTTTACGTAACGTGGGTGTTCCTATTGGACATAGCATTATCGCAATACAAAGCACACTGAAGGGTCTTCGCAAACTCATCCTCAACGAAGAGAAGTTGAAAGAAGATCTTGACGACACATGGGCAGTTGTAGCAGAAGCAATTCAAACCATCTTGCGCCGTGAAGCTTACCCACATCCTTACGAGGCATTAAAGGCTCTCACACGCACAAACAAGAAGATGACAGAGGAAACAATACACGCATTCATACAGACACTCGATGTCAGCGACAGCGTGAAAGCCGAACTGATGGCTATAACCCCACACAACTATACAGGAATTTAA
- a CDS encoding pseudouridine synthase, whose amino-acid sequence MAEEFENKEVQSEQNENSREGYSAAGQGSYQREYRGTGRTQRPRIHSQRAYSTDKANSNDESGFRPEGFGSGLQSAGRPQQGGYRPRQNSYGGGYNNSRGGYQSRPQQGGYRPRYNSNGEEGGYQPRQQGGYNRGGYQSRPQQGGYRPRYNNDENGYQPQAYRPRYNANTGTEGEENNNYQANQGGYQPRQGGYQPRQQGGYQSRGGYNNNRGGYNNNRGGYNNRGGYNNNRGGYNNRGGYNQGGYRQHSADYDPHAKYSLKKRIEYKEENYDPNEPIRLNKFLANAGVCSRREADEFILSGAVTVNGEVVKELGSKVLRTDEVLFQEKPVSLEKKVYVLLNKPKDYVTTSDDPQQRKTVMDLVKGACPERIYPVGRLDRNTTGVLLLTNDGDLASKLTHPKFLKKKVYHVFLDKAVTANDLQKISDGIELEDGEIKADAIEYADPQDQTQVGIEIHSGKNRIVRRIFESLGYRVVKLDRVQFAGLTKKNVRRGDWRFLTEKEVDMLRMGAFE is encoded by the coding sequence ATGGCAGAAGAATTCGAGAACAAAGAAGTTCAATCTGAGCAGAATGAGAACAGCCGCGAAGGCTATTCAGCAGCTGGACAAGGCAGCTACCAAAGAGAGTACCGTGGCACAGGACGCACACAGCGTCCACGTATTCACAGCCAACGTGCTTACAGTACGGACAAGGCTAATAGCAACGACGAAAGCGGATTCCGTCCTGAGGGCTTCGGCTCTGGCTTGCAGAGTGCAGGTCGACCACAGCAGGGTGGTTATCGTCCACGTCAGAACAGCTATGGTGGCGGATATAACAATAGTCGTGGTGGCTATCAGAGTCGCCCACAACAAGGAGGTTATCGTCCACGTTACAATAGTAATGGCGAGGAAGGCGGTTACCAGCCACGCCAGCAAGGTGGATATAACCGTGGAGGATACCAAAGTCGTCCACAGCAAGGTGGCTATCGTCCACGTTACAACAATGATGAAAATGGCTATCAGCCACAGGCTTATCGTCCACGTTACAACGCCAACACTGGTACTGAGGGCGAGGAAAACAACAACTATCAAGCAAATCAAGGCGGTTACCAGCCACGTCAGGGTGGATACCAGCCACGTCAGCAGGGTGGTTATCAGAGCCGTGGTGGATATAATAACAACCGTGGTGGATATAATAACAACCGCGGTGGATACAACAACCGTGGCGGATATAATAACAATCGCGGAGGTTACAACAACCGTGGCGGATACAATCAGGGAGGCTATCGTCAGCACAGTGCTGATTATGATCCACATGCAAAGTATTCACTCAAGAAGCGTATTGAATATAAGGAGGAAAACTACGATCCTAATGAGCCAATCCGCTTGAACAAATTTCTCGCTAACGCAGGTGTATGTTCACGTCGTGAGGCTGATGAGTTCATCCTTTCAGGTGCGGTAACCGTAAACGGCGAGGTTGTAAAGGAGCTCGGTAGCAAGGTTCTGCGTACTGATGAGGTGCTCTTCCAGGAGAAGCCAGTATCATTGGAGAAGAAGGTTTATGTCCTTCTGAACAAACCAAAGGACTATGTTACTACAAGCGACGACCCACAGCAGCGTAAGACCGTTATGGACCTCGTAAAGGGTGCTTGCCCTGAGCGTATCTATCCAGTTGGTCGTCTCGACCGTAACACAACAGGTGTACTGCTCCTTACTAACGATGGTGACCTTGCTTCAAAACTTACTCACCCTAAGTTCTTGAAGAAGAAGGTATATCACGTATTCCTCGATAAGGCTGTTACAGCTAACGACTTGCAGAAGATTTCTGACGGTATCGAGTTGGAAGATGGCGAGATTAAGGCTGACGCAATCGAATATGCTGACCCACAGGATCAGACTCAGGTTGGTATTGAGATTCATAGCGGCAAAAACCGTATCGTACGTCGTATCTTCGAGAGCCTCGGCTATCGCGTTGTAAAACTCGACCGTGTACAGTTTGCTGGTTTGACTAAGAAGAATGTACGCCGTGGCGATTGGCGTTTCCTCACTGAGAAGGAAGTTGATATGCTGCGTATGGGTGCGTTTGAATAA